In the Danio rerio strain Tuebingen ecotype United States chromosome 8, GRCz12tu, whole genome shotgun sequence genome, one interval contains:
- the si:ch211-51h9.7 gene encoding uncharacterized protein LOC558400 precursor — MQFPGCLAVCFALWLRLGLSCPGLLLCRSCGHELAEDTDLSFVPSRMALSHRNDTVIGGKRVSVQLFENPHGFQFEVVTFRRADVLKHWPADRHFSWYPGHSWTAATCPRCKTHLGWAFQPSDWPRTVTREEFEGSDQTFVALILDRLLQEHFASTLLITPKSFRS, encoded by the exons ATGCAGTTCCCGGGGTGTTTGGCGGTGTGTTTCGCGCTCTGGCTCCGACTGGGGCTCTCCTGTCCCGGGCTGCTGCTTTGCCGGTCCTGCGGGCACGAGCTCGCGGAGGACACAGACCTGAGCTTTGTACCCAGCCGCATGGCGCTCTCGCACCGGAACGACACGGTAATCGGCGGGAAGCGCGTGTCCGTGCAGCTCTTCGAGAACCCGCACGGATTCCAGTTTGAAGTTGTAACTTTTCGGCGGGCGGATGTGCTGAAACACTGGCCGGCGGACCGACACTTCAGCTGGTACCCGGGACACTCGTGGACTGCCGCCACCTGTCCGCGCTGCAAAACACACCTGG GTTGGGCATTTCAGCCCAGCGACTGGCCCCGGACAGTGACTCGAGAAGAGTTCGAAGGCTCGGACCAGACTTTTGTGGCACTCATACTTGACAGActcctgcaggaacactttgcGTCCACACTGCTGATCACACCCAAATCTTTTAGAAGTTGA
- the seta gene encoding SET nuclear proto-oncogene a, whose amino-acid sequence MSASAAKVSKKELNSNHDGGDETSEKEQQEAIEHIDEVQNEIDRLNEQASEEILKVEQKYNKLRQPFFQKRSELIAKIPNFWVTTFVNHPQVSALLGEEDEEALHYLTRVEVTEFEDIKSGYRIDFYFDENMYFENKVLSKEIHLNESGDPTSKSTEIKWKPGKDLTSRSSQTQSKAGKKRQHEEPESFFTWFTDHADSGADELGEVIKDDIWPNPLQYYLVPDMEDEEGEGEDEDDDEEGLDDIDEEGDDDGEEEDDDDGEDDEGDDD is encoded by the exons ATGTCTGCCTCAGCGGCTAAAGTCAGTAAAAAGGAACTGAACTCGAACCACGACGGAGGGGACGAGACTTCGG AAAAAGAACAGCAAGAAGCCATCGAGCACATCGATGAAGTACAGAATGAAATTGACAG ACTGAATGAGCAGGCAAGTGAGGAAATTCTCAAAGTTGAACAGAAGTACAACAAACTCCGCCAGCCGTTCTTCCAGAAGAGGTCAGAACTCATCGCCAAAATCCCAAACTTTTGGGTCACAACGTTTGTCAACCACCCACAAG TTTCGGCTCTTCTTGGGGAGGAAGATGAAGAGGCGCTTCACTATCTGACCAGAGTAGAGGTCACAGAGTTTGAAGACATCAAATCTGGCTACAGAATAGATTTT TATTTCGATGAAAACATGTATTTCGAGAACAAAGTCCTCTCCAAAGAAATCCACCTGAACGAAAGCGGAGACCCAACCTCAAAGTCAACAGAGATCAAATGGAAACCGGGAAAA gaTCTCACAAGCCGGTCCAGTCAGACACAGAGTAAAGCAGGCAAGAAAAGACAACATGAAGAGCCAGAGAGTTTCTTCACCTGGTTCACGGATCATGCTGATTCAGGGGCCGATGAACTGGGAGAAGTCATTAAAGACGACATCTGGCCTAATCCGCTACAGTACTACTTG GTCCCAGACATGGAGGATGAGGAAGGAGAAGGAGAGGATGAAGACGACGATGAGGAAGGTCTGGATGATATTGATGAAGAGGGAGATGATGATGGAGAGGAAGAGGACGATGATGATGGAGAG GATGATGAAGGTGATGACGACTGA